The following proteins are co-located in the Camelina sativa cultivar DH55 chromosome 12, Cs, whole genome shotgun sequence genome:
- the LOC104730033 gene encoding adenine nucleotide transporter BT1, chloroplastic/mitochondrial-like, which yields MGKTGIQLFDDSRNGFFSVSDLGFDSTPSNSSNHLPIGGLFASVNQTNPFASLSSSDPSNNSFSTQLNDLYTKYMPGKDVEVEEEVNGKKKKKGGLKLKIKIANPSLRRLLSGAVAGAVSRTVVAPLETIRTHLMVGSGGNSSSEVFGEIMKHEGWTGLFRGNLVNVIRVAPARAVELFVFETVNKKLSPEHGEESKIPIPASLLAGACAGVSQTLLTYPLELVKTRLTIQRGVYKGILDAFVKIIREEGPTELYRGLAPSLIGVVPYAATNYFAYDSLRKAYRSFSKQERIGNIETLLIGSLAGALSSTATFPLEVARKHMQVGAVSGRVVYKNMLHALVTILEHEGILGWYKGLGPSCLKLVPAAGISFMCYEACKKILVEHNQEAEA from the exons ATGGGGAAAACCGGAATCCAGTTGTTCGACGACTCAAGGAATGGTTTTTTCTCAGTTTCCGATTTAGGATTCGATTCGACCCCAAGCAACAGCTCAAATCACCTCCCAATTGGTGGGTTATTCGCTAGCGTTAATCAAACTAATCCATTCGCATCCCTCTCGTCTTCTGATCCTTCCAACAACAGCTTCTCTACCCAGCTCAATGATCTCTACACCAAGTATATGCCGGGGAAAGATGTGgaggtggaagaagaagttaatggtaagaagaagaagaaaggtgggCTGAAGCTGAAGATAAAGATCGCTAATCCTTCGTTGCGGCGGCTATTGAGCGGAGCCGTGGCTGGAGCTGTATCTAGAACTGTGGTTGCGCCGTTGGAGACAATCAGGACTCATCTAATGGTGGGAAGTGGTGGAAACTCGAGCTCTGAAGTGTTTGGTGAAATCATGAAACATGAAGGTTGGACTGGTCTTTTTAGAGGCAATTTGGTTAATGTCATTCGTGTTGCACCTGCTCGAGCCGTTGAG CTTTTTGTATTCGAGACTGTAAACAAGAAATTGTCACCAGAACATGGTGAGGAATCGAAGATCCCAATTCCAGCTTCATTACTCGCCGGTGCTTGTGCTGGAGTTAGCCAAACTCTCTTGACATACCCTCTCGAACTAGTCAAGACTCGCCTTACTATTCAG AGAGGAGTTTACAAGGGGATTCTTGATGCATTTGTTAAAATCATACGCGAGGAAGGACCCACAGAACTTTACAGGGGTCTTGCTCCTAGCCTTATTGGAGTTGTTCCATATGCAGCTACAAATTACTTTGCGTATGATTCCTTAAGAAAAGCATACCGGAGTTTTTCAAAGCAGGAGAGGATTGGAAACATTGAGACTCTTTTGATAGGTTCTTTAGCGGGTGCACTATCGAGCACTGCGACTTTCCCTCTTGAAGTGGCCCGGAAGCATATGCAGGTGGGAGCAGTTAGCGGGAGAGTTGTGTACAAGAACATGTTGCACGCTCTGGTGACCATACTTGAGCATGAAGGTATTCTCGGTTGGTACAAAGGGCTTGGACCAAGTTGCTTGAAGTTGGTTCCTGCTGCTGGAATCTCTTTTATGTGTTATGAAGCTTGCAAGAAGATACTTGTCGAGCACAACCAAGAAGCAGAAGCCTGA